A genomic segment from Pseudosulfitobacter sp. DSM 107133 encodes:
- a CDS encoding homocysteine S-methyltransferase family protein yields MTQIILLDGGMGQELIHRAGDRPTPLWSTQVMVEHPGMVEGVHRDFTAAGATVATANTYAIIRDRFVGTEMDGQFESLLARALAEARNSDADCIAGSMGPLVASYRPDLHPDVDTAIPLYAEVANLLAPSCDLLICETVASLDHARSALAGAATTGKPVWLAVTVDDTDGTTLRSGEAVADILPIAAETAAAVLINCSAPEVIPAALSVLSQGALPYGAYANGFQRITEEFLQSRPTVADLQTRHDFTPAAYADHVMAWVDAGATIVGGCCEVSPAHIAEIARRLTASGHTLTRP; encoded by the coding sequence ATGACTCAGATTATTCTTCTCGACGGCGGCATGGGGCAGGAACTGATCCACCGCGCGGGCGACCGGCCCACGCCGTTGTGGTCCACACAGGTGATGGTTGAACACCCCGGCATGGTCGAAGGTGTCCACCGTGATTTCACCGCAGCGGGGGCCACGGTCGCAACCGCCAACACCTATGCGATTATCCGCGACCGTTTTGTCGGCACCGAGATGGACGGTCAGTTCGAAAGCCTGCTTGCCCGTGCCTTGGCCGAAGCCCGAAACAGTGACGCGGATTGCATTGCCGGTTCGATGGGCCCGCTCGTTGCTTCCTACCGCCCGGACCTGCATCCCGACGTCGACACCGCCATTCCGCTTTACGCCGAAGTGGCAAACTTGCTGGCACCGTCCTGCGACCTGTTGATCTGCGAAACCGTGGCATCGCTCGATCACGCGCGCAGCGCTCTGGCCGGAGCCGCCACAACCGGAAAACCTGTCTGGCTGGCGGTCACTGTTGACGACACTGACGGCACCACATTGCGCTCTGGTGAAGCGGTCGCAGACATTCTGCCGATTGCAGCAGAAACAGCTGCTGCCGTCCTCATCAATTGCTCGGCTCCCGAGGTCATTCCCGCAGCCCTCTCGGTCCTGTCGCAGGGCGCGCTGCCCTACGGTGCCTATGCCAACGGCTTTCAGCGCATCACCGAAGAATTCCTGCAATCGCGCCCCACCGTCGCTGACCTGCAAACCCGCCACGATTTCACCCCTGCAGCTTATGCCGATCACGTCATGGCATGGGTCGACGCAGGGGCCACCATCGTCGGTGGTTGCTGCGAAGTCAGCCCCGCCCATATCGCTGAAATTGCCCGCCGCCTGACAGCATCAGGTCACACCCTCACCCGCCCCTAA
- a CDS encoding pyrroline-5-carboxylate reductase dimerization domain-containing protein — protein MGPLDSSVGIIGGSGMLGAAISTALLASRVVDPQRFWVSNRTGTTPDFGQTSGINVTTDNQHLVDACDTIILCVPPASFPDIRIHAADKLVLSVMAGMTLDKIASQTGAARVIRAMSSPAASLALAFSPWFASAAVTAQDRDIVGLLLGACGLTDQVFDEGQIDHFTAMTGPVPGFVALFAQCMVDHAERQGIDRQVADRAVRQLFLAGGTMLAQGSARPADHVRWMIDYAGTTAAGLNAMIDADLSKTISDGLTAAAHKAQSL, from the coding sequence ATGGGACCATTGGACAGCAGCGTTGGCATTATTGGCGGTTCGGGCATGTTGGGTGCCGCGATCTCCACCGCACTGCTTGCCAGCAGAGTGGTTGATCCCCAACGGTTCTGGGTTTCGAACCGTACCGGCACCACGCCGGACTTTGGCCAGACGTCCGGTATCAATGTCACCACGGACAACCAGCACCTGGTGGATGCATGCGATACGATTATCCTGTGCGTGCCACCTGCCAGTTTTCCCGACATCCGCATTCACGCCGCTGACAAGCTGGTGCTCTCGGTGATGGCCGGTATGACCTTGGACAAGATTGCGTCGCAAACCGGGGCCGCGCGTGTCATCCGCGCCATGAGCAGCCCGGCCGCGTCTTTGGCGCTGGCCTTCTCCCCGTGGTTCGCAAGCGCCGCCGTGACGGCACAGGATCGTGACATTGTCGGCCTGCTGCTGGGGGCCTGCGGCCTGACAGACCAGGTGTTCGACGAAGGCCAGATAGATCATTTCACGGCAATGACCGGCCCTGTACCCGGCTTTGTGGCCCTGTTCGCGCAATGCATGGTCGACCACGCCGAACGACAGGGCATCGACAGGCAGGTGGCGGACCGCGCTGTGCGCCAGCTTTTCCTTGCGGGGGGAACCATGCTGGCACAGGGCAGCGCGCGGCCTGCCGATCATGTCAGGTGGATGATTGACTATGCGGGCACAACGGCTGCCGGACTGAACGCAATGATCGACGCTGATCTGTCGAAAACAATCAGCGACGGGCTGACGGCGGCAGCGCACAAGGCGCAGTCACTTTAA
- a CDS encoding XRE family transcriptional regulator produces MLQSSPDTAKTLGADLRALRKARGVTLQDMADALGRSVGWLSQVERDLSEPSITDLRHIAAHLGVSVSMLFRHAAAPAHEAGYIVRKGARRPIGSAVAGLVEELLSPDLTDDFEMVHSTFAPQSEIAEPVTRPTQEVGYLVSGTLELEIAGTLYTIHPGDSFRIRGEPFRWMNPHDAPAMAIWVIAPPVY; encoded by the coding sequence ATGCTGCAATCTTCCCCCGATACGGCCAAAACGCTGGGCGCCGACCTGCGCGCCTTGCGCAAGGCGCGAGGGGTCACCTTGCAGGATATGGCCGATGCGCTGGGCCGCTCTGTCGGTTGGCTCAGTCAGGTCGAGCGTGACCTGTCCGAGCCTTCGATCACCGATCTGCGCCATATTGCAGCGCACCTGGGTGTATCGGTGTCGATGTTGTTCCGCCACGCCGCCGCCCCTGCCCACGAGGCCGGCTATATCGTGCGCAAAGGCGCGCGTCGGCCTATCGGGTCAGCCGTGGCGGGTCTGGTCGAGGAACTGCTGTCGCCCGACCTGACGGACGATTTCGAGATGGTGCATTCCACCTTTGCCCCGCAGTCCGAGATTGCCGAACCGGTCACCCGCCCCACCCAAGAGGTTGGCTATCTGGTTTCCGGCACGCTTGAGCTGGAAATCGCAGGTACCCTCTACACCATCCACCCCGGCGACAGCTTCCGTATCCGGGGTGAGCCATTCCGCTGGATGAACCCCCATGACGCGCCCGCCATGGCGATCTGGGTCATCGCCCCCCCCGTTTACTGA
- a CDS encoding lytic transglycosylase yields MSRTLRALIALLVLASCGGGQSTAPRGLDDACVIVQQRPEYLRAFRATERRWGVPVHVQMATIHQESKFISNARTPFRYAAGVIPMGRQSSAYGYAQALDATWEEYQRETGHHRARRDRIRDASDFMGWYMNTTNQRNSVALTDARNQYLAYHEGQTGFARGSYNSKTWLVQVAGKVDARANMYATQLSGCRTRG; encoded by the coding sequence ATGAGCAGAACCTTGCGAGCTTTGATCGCGCTGTTGGTGTTGGCATCGTGTGGCGGTGGTCAGTCGACCGCGCCGCGCGGTCTGGACGATGCCTGTGTCATCGTACAACAGCGCCCCGAATACCTGCGTGCCTTTCGCGCCACCGAACGTCGCTGGGGCGTTCCGGTGCATGTACAGATGGCCACCATCCATCAGGAAAGCAAATTCATCTCCAATGCGCGCACCCCCTTCCGCTATGCGGCGGGGGTGATTCCCATGGGCCGCCAAAGCAGCGCCTATGGCTATGCGCAGGCATTGGATGCGACCTGGGAAGAATACCAGCGTGAAACAGGCCATCACCGTGCCCGCCGCGACCGGATCAGGGACGCGTCGGATTTTATGGGCTGGTACATGAATACGACCAACCAACGCAACAGCGTGGCCTTGACCGACGCGCGGAACCAGTATCTGGCATATCACGAGGGGCAGACCGGATTTGCGCGCGGCAGCTATAACAGCAAAACCTGGTTGGTGCAGGTCGCGGGCAAGGTTGATGCCCGCGCCAATATGTATGCCACTCAGCTGTCGGGATGCCGCACGCGCGGCTAA
- a CDS encoding outer membrane lipoprotein carrier protein LolA, with the protein MLSLRTFLPACAIALSVAGAAAADKLPLNEISKYLNTLRTVQGDFTQINDDGSISTGQIFIKRPGRVRFEYNAPETALVVAGAGAVVIYDSKSNAPPETYPLAKTPLSIILADNVNLGQARMVTGHDYDGTATTVTAQDPEHPDYGNIQLKFTGNPVQLRQWVINDSSGSSTTVVLGDLKIGGKLANSMFDTGSPGQAPPR; encoded by the coding sequence ATGCTGAGCTTGAGAACATTCCTCCCCGCATGCGCCATCGCGCTGAGCGTCGCAGGGGCGGCGGCTGCCGACAAATTGCCGCTGAACGAGATTTCAAAGTACCTGAACACGCTGCGCACTGTGCAGGGCGATTTTACCCAGATCAACGATGACGGGTCGATCAGCACGGGCCAGATCTTTATCAAACGCCCCGGCCGTGTGCGGTTTGAATACAACGCTCCTGAAACCGCGCTGGTTGTTGCGGGTGCCGGCGCTGTGGTGATCTATGATTCGAAATCGAACGCCCCGCCCGAAACCTATCCGCTGGCCAAAACGCCGCTGTCGATCATTCTGGCGGACAATGTCAATCTGGGGCAGGCGCGTATGGTCACAGGGCACGACTATGACGGCACGGCAACCACCGTGACAGCCCAGGATCCTGAACATCCCGACTATGGCAACATCCAGCTAAAGTTTACCGGCAATCCGGTGCAGCTGCGTCAATGGGTTATCAACGACAGCAGCGGGTCCAGCACCACGGTTGTGCTTGGGGATCTCAAGATCGGGGGAAAATTGGCCAACAGCATGTTCGACACTGGTAGTCCGGGGCAGGCCCCGCCCCGCTAA
- a CDS encoding STAS domain-containing protein has translation MELSSKTEGQVRIVTVRNARIDAAGAIEFKDAMRAETDNGPDLVVLDLSAVDFIDSSGLGAIVAAMKHLAPQRKLALAGLTPTVDKVFKLTRMDSVFSLFATLDDARSALAA, from the coding sequence ATGGAACTCTCGAGTAAAACAGAAGGCCAAGTGCGCATTGTGACGGTGCGGAACGCGCGAATCGACGCCGCGGGGGCCATCGAATTCAAGGACGCGATGCGCGCCGAGACAGACAATGGCCCCGATCTGGTGGTGCTGGATCTGTCGGCAGTGGATTTCATCGACTCCAGCGGACTGGGTGCGATTGTCGCCGCGATGAAGCACCTTGCACCCCAACGCAAGCTGGCGCTGGCGGGTCTGACACCGACTGTCGACAAGGTGTTCAAACTCACACGGATGGATTCTGTGTTCAGCCTGTTCGCCACACTTGATGACGCGCGCAGCGCGCTGGCAGCGTGA
- a CDS encoding GFA family protein, translating into MLTGSCLCGSVAFTATATAKDPAACHCTQCRKQSGHVWASVQVPLSAFAVQGDVRWFEASETAKRGFCPTCGSSLFWKSHAEDEIGIALGALEAPTGLTLTRHIFTEDKGDYYQITPDQDQRA; encoded by the coding sequence ATGCTGACCGGAAGCTGTCTGTGTGGCAGCGTGGCCTTTACCGCCACTGCAACCGCCAAAGATCCCGCCGCCTGCCACTGCACACAGTGCCGCAAACAGTCGGGGCATGTCTGGGCTTCGGTTCAGGTGCCGCTGTCTGCCTTCGCGGTGCAAGGCGACGTGCGCTGGTTCGAAGCCAGCGAAACCGCCAAACGCGGCTTTTGCCCCACCTGCGGGTCGTCCTTGTTCTGGAAAAGCCATGCCGAGGATGAAATCGGCATTGCGCTGGGCGCGCTTGAGGCGCCGACAGGGCTGACCCTGACCCGCCACATCTTTACCGAGGACAAGGGGGATTACTACCAGATCACCCCGGATCAGGATCAACGCGCATGA
- a CDS encoding FAD-dependent oxidoreductase gives MSTFPTTARVVIIGGGVVGTSSLYHLAKAGWSDCVLLEKNELTAGSTWHAAGNCPSFSTSWAVMNMQRYSLGLYAGLAEAVDYPMNYHVTGSVRLGHSRERMQEFERARAMGRYQGLDLEMMAVADIKDRYPFIETHDLAGALWDPDDGDIDPAQLTQALAKGARAMGARIERFCPATGVSRQGNEWIVHTDKGDIRCEKVVNAAGYYAQRVGEWFKPYGGRTVPMTVMSHQYFLTEEIPALAEWTRDNGRKVPLLRDVDSSYYLRQDKNGLNLGPYERNCRAHWITPEDPMPEDFSFQLYPDDLERLEWYIEDAMARVPILGTAGVGRVINGPIPYAPDGLPLIGPMPGVPNAFEACVFTFGITQGGGAGKVLAEWVTEGQTEWDMWSCDPRRFTDYTDQDYCNQKAMETYGHEYAMHFPHHAWPAGRDRKLSPAHDQVLAKGGVMGAYNGWERANWFAAPGDDTSEAATQTWDRNGPWALRVREEVEAVRDDVGVLDLPGFSRFNLSGAGAAEYLRGKISGGLPKVGRMNLGYFPDSRGRILTEMSILRHDEDAFTLITAATAQWHDWDVLHGDLPEGLTLTDHTKEYGTLIVTGPNSRALFERLETQADLNAPWLTHQVATVAGRPCALARVSFAGELGWEIHAANADVAPLYRAVTEAGAKPFGMYALNAMRIEKGYRTWKGDLSTDYTLFEGGLERFIKLDKPQDFPGKQALLAEHQQGPAKRFVTLIVDADDADAPYMSTLWHDGAVAGEVTSGDWGYRVNASIALGMLRADLAVAGTEVQVDIFGTRHRAVVQPDEPLWDPQNNRLRA, from the coding sequence ATGAGCACATTTCCCACTACAGCCCGCGTTGTCATCATCGGCGGCGGGGTGGTCGGCACCTCGTCGCTGTACCATCTGGCCAAGGCAGGGTGGAGTGATTGCGTTCTGCTGGAAAAGAACGAACTGACCGCAGGCAGCACGTGGCACGCCGCCGGAAACTGTCCCAGCTTCAGCACGTCGTGGGCGGTGATGAACATGCAGCGCTATTCGCTGGGCCTGTATGCGGGGCTGGCCGAGGCGGTGGATTATCCGATGAATTATCACGTCACGGGGTCGGTGCGCCTGGGCCATTCCCGCGAACGGATGCAAGAGTTTGAACGCGCCCGCGCCATGGGCCGTTATCAGGGGCTGGACCTTGAAATGATGGCGGTGGCGGACATCAAGGATCGCTATCCTTTCATCGAAACGCATGATCTGGCAGGGGCGCTGTGGGACCCCGATGATGGTGACATCGACCCCGCGCAATTGACGCAGGCACTGGCCAAAGGGGCGCGTGCCATGGGCGCGCGCATCGAACGGTTCTGTCCAGCCACCGGCGTCAGCCGTCAGGGCAACGAATGGATCGTCCACACCGACAAGGGCGACATCCGCTGCGAAAAAGTGGTCAATGCCGCCGGATATTACGCCCAGCGTGTCGGTGAATGGTTCAAACCCTACGGCGGGCGCACTGTGCCGATGACGGTGATGAGCCACCAGTATTTCCTGACCGAAGAAATCCCCGCGCTGGCCGAATGGACCCGCGACAATGGCCGCAAGGTGCCGCTGCTGCGCGACGTGGACAGCTCGTATTACCTGCGTCAGGACAAGAACGGCCTGAACCTTGGCCCCTACGAGCGGAACTGCCGCGCCCACTGGATCACCCCCGAAGATCCGATGCCCGAGGATTTCAGCTTTCAGCTTTATCCCGACGATCTGGAACGGCTGGAGTGGTACATCGAGGACGCGATGGCCCGTGTGCCCATTCTTGGCACCGCCGGCGTTGGCCGGGTGATCAACGGCCCCATTCCCTATGCGCCCGACGGCCTGCCCCTGATCGGACCGATGCCCGGCGTACCCAATGCGTTCGAGGCTTGCGTGTTCACCTTTGGCATCACCCAGGGCGGCGGTGCGGGCAAGGTGCTGGCCGAATGGGTGACCGAGGGGCAGACCGAATGGGACATGTGGTCCTGCGACCCGCGCCGCTTCACCGATTACACCGATCAGGACTATTGCAATCAAAAGGCGATGGAAACCTACGGCCACGAATACGCCATGCACTTCCCGCACCACGCATGGCCCGCCGGCCGCGACCGCAAGCTGTCACCTGCCCACGATCAGGTGCTGGCCAAGGGCGGCGTCATGGGTGCCTATAACGGCTGGGAACGCGCCAACTGGTTCGCGGCACCCGGCGACGACACCAGCGAAGCAGCGACCCAGACGTGGGATCGCAACGGCCCGTGGGCGCTGCGCGTGCGCGAAGAGGTCGAAGCGGTGCGCGACGATGTGGGCGTGCTGGACCTGCCGGGGTTCTCGCGGTTCAACCTGTCAGGGGCTGGTGCCGCCGAATACCTGCGCGGCAAGATCTCGGGCGGCCTGCCCAAGGTCGGGCGCATGAACCTTGGCTATTTCCCCGACAGCCGGGGGCGCATCCTGACCGAAATGTCGATCCTGCGGCACGATGAAGACGCCTTTACCCTGATCACCGCAGCCACGGCGCAGTGGCACGATTGGGATGTGTTGCACGGCGACCTGCCCGAGGGGCTGACACTGACCGACCATACGAAAGAGTATGGAACTCTGATCGTCACCGGCCCCAACAGCCGCGCCTTGTTTGAACGTCTGGAGACCCAGGCCGACCTGAATGCCCCCTGGCTCACCCATCAGGTCGCAACCGTCGCGGGCAGGCCCTGTGCGCTGGCAAGGGTGTCCTTTGCGGGCGAGTTGGGCTGGGAAATCCACGCGGCCAACGCGGACGTCGCTCCGTTGTACCGGGCCGTGACCGAAGCAGGCGCCAAACCCTTTGGCATGTATGCGCTGAACGCCATGCGCATCGAAAAGGGCTATCGCACGTGGAAGGGCGACCTCAGCACCGATTACACCCTGTTCGAGGGCGGCCTTGAGCGTTTCATCAAGCTGGACAAGCCACAGGATTTCCCCGGCAAGCAAGCGCTGCTGGCTGAACACCAGCAGGGTCCCGCCAAACGCTTTGTCACATTGATCGTCGATGCCGACGACGCGGATGCGCCCTATATGTCGACGCTCTGGCACGACGGTGCGGTTGCGGGCGAAGTGACAAGCGGTGACTGGGGTTACCGGGTGAATGCGTCAATCGCGCTGGGCATGCTGCGCGCCGATCTGGCGGTGGCGGGAACCGAGGTTCAGGTCGACATCTTCGGCACCAGACACCGCGCCGTGGTGCAACCGGACGAACCCCTTTGGGACCCGCAGAACAACCGCTTGCGAGCCTGA
- the hspQ gene encoding heat shock protein HspQ, with product MLRLRAKYHLGQVVRHKKHPFRGVVFDVDPQFSNTDEWYEAIPEDSRPRKEQPFYHLLAENDQSYYVAYVSEQNLVADYSGEPVDHPDIPDLFGPFEDGSYPLHFQMN from the coding sequence ATGTTGAGATTGCGCGCCAAATACCATCTTGGACAAGTTGTCCGTCACAAAAAGCACCCCTTTCGCGGGGTGGTCTTTGACGTGGATCCACAATTTTCAAATACCGACGAATGGTACGAGGCGATTCCCGAAGACAGCCGTCCGCGCAAGGAACAGCCGTTTTACCACCTGCTCGCGGAAAACGATCAAAGCTATTATGTGGCTTATGTGTCCGAGCAGAACCTTGTGGCAGACTATTCCGGCGAGCCGGTGGATCACCCTGACATCCCCGATCTGTTCGGTCCGTTTGAGGACGGGTCCTATCCGCTTCACTTCCAAATGAACTAA
- a CDS encoding gamma-glutamyltransferase family protein: protein MRDFHFPGRSPVLATNGMCATSHPLAASTAIDILKRGGNAMDAAIAGAVLLGICEPQMTGIGGDCFVLWSMPGETKVNALNGSGRAPAGLDAAMLRDAGHDTVPLGSPHAVTIPGAIDAFCTLSQRVGKLGIDALLAPSIHYAEAGVPVAPRVASDWISNSEALQGVARETYMVNGQIPKTGQIFRAPKQAEVLRRIARDGRDAFHTGEVADDMIAALNALGGVHTAEDFANAACTDTTPVAGAYKDIEVVEHPPNGQGAVALLLLNILKHFDIAAMDPFGAERAHIEAEAAKLAYDTRNRFLADADHMTRLDYLLSEDTAAKLAALIDPKRAMASATEISEAVHKDTIYITVVDGDGMIVSLIYSIFHGFGSGIASDKFGILFQNRGAGFSLTEGHPNELKGGKRPMHTIIPGIIRANGKPVMPFGVMGGQYQPAGHARFTTNLTDFGMDPQTAIDAPRSFPEKGVLQVERGYSDAVRQELADMGHSVQIPDSPLGGAQAIKLHDSGVLEGASDPRKDGCALGY from the coding sequence ATGCGCGACTTTCATTTTCCGGGCCGCTCGCCCGTCCTGGCCACAAATGGCATGTGCGCGACATCGCATCCCTTGGCCGCTTCCACCGCCATCGACATCCTCAAACGCGGTGGCAACGCTATGGACGCCGCCATTGCAGGAGCCGTTCTGCTGGGCATTTGCGAACCGCAAATGACAGGCATTGGCGGCGATTGTTTCGTGCTGTGGTCGATGCCCGGCGAGACCAAGGTGAACGCTCTGAACGGATCGGGCCGCGCGCCTGCCGGGTTGGATGCCGCCATGCTGCGCGACGCAGGCCACGACACCGTGCCGCTGGGCAGCCCCCATGCGGTAACGATCCCCGGTGCGATCGACGCCTTTTGCACCCTCTCCCAGCGCGTCGGCAAACTGGGCATTGATGCGCTGCTGGCGCCGTCGATTCACTATGCCGAAGCCGGTGTACCCGTCGCCCCGCGTGTGGCGTCTGACTGGATTTCCAATTCCGAAGCGCTGCAAGGCGTCGCGCGCGAAACCTATATGGTGAACGGCCAGATCCCGAAAACCGGCCAGATCTTTCGCGCCCCCAAACAGGCCGAAGTGCTGCGCCGTATCGCCAGGGACGGACGCGATGCGTTTCACACCGGCGAAGTCGCTGACGATATGATCGCTGCGCTAAACGCGTTGGGCGGGGTGCATACGGCAGAGGATTTTGCCAATGCCGCCTGCACCGACACGACTCCGGTGGCGGGGGCTTACAAAGACATCGAAGTGGTCGAACATCCGCCTAACGGCCAGGGGGCTGTGGCGCTCTTGCTGTTGAATATCCTCAAACATTTCGACATCGCCGCGATGGACCCTTTTGGCGCAGAGCGCGCGCATATCGAGGCCGAGGCGGCCAAGCTGGCCTATGACACGCGCAACCGTTTTCTGGCGGACGCCGACCATATGACCCGGCTTGATTATCTGCTGTCCGAAGACACCGCCGCCAAACTGGCCGCCCTGATCGACCCCAAACGCGCGATGGCCAGCGCCACCGAGATTTCGGAAGCGGTGCACAAGGACACCATCTATATCACCGTGGTCGACGGCGATGGCATGATCGTATCGCTGATCTATTCGATTTTTCACGGCTTCGGGTCCGGCATCGCTTCGGACAAATTCGGCATCCTGTTCCAGAACCGCGGCGCAGGTTTTTCCCTGACCGAAGGACATCCGAACGAGTTGAAAGGCGGCAAACGCCCGATGCACACGATCATTCCGGGCATCATCCGCGCAAACGGCAAGCCGGTGATGCCTTTTGGCGTGATGGGCGGACAATACCAGCCAGCTGGCCACGCGCGGTTTACGACCAACCTGACCGATTTCGGCATGGACCCCCAGACCGCCATCGACGCGCCCCGCAGCTTTCCCGAAAAGGGCGTGTTGCAGGTCGAACGTGGATACTCCGACGCCGTGCGTCAGGAACTGGCCGATATGGGGCACAGCGTACAGATCCCTGATTCGCCCCTTGGCGGGGCACAGGCGATCAAGCTGCATGACAGCGGCGTGTTGGAAGGCGCGAGCGATCCGCGCAAGGACGGTTGCGCGCTGGGATACTGA
- a CDS encoding acetyl-CoA C-acyltransferase, with protein MTEVIICGASRTPMGGFQGALSGLTASELGGAAIRAALAGAGTDTVDEVLMGCVLPAGQGQAPARQAGFAGGLGKEVPATTLNKMCGSGMKAAMIAFDQIALGHTDLMIAGGMESMTQAPYLLPKMRDGARLGHGQVIDHMFLDGLEDAYDKGRLMGTFAEDCAETYQFTRERQDEFALASLSRALEAQSSGAFADEIAAIDVKSRKGAVTVSADEQPANARPEKIPQLKPAFREGGTVTAANSSSISDGAAALVLSSAEAAKARGLTVRARILGHASHAQEPGLFTTAPVPAAQKLLARIGWSKDDVDLWEVNEAFAVVPMAFMHEMGLSHDIVNVNGGACALGHPIGASGARIIVTLLNALEKRNLKRGIAAICIGGGEGTAIAIERI; from the coding sequence ATGACTGAAGTAATCATTTGCGGCGCATCCCGCACTCCGATGGGTGGTTTTCAGGGCGCTCTTTCCGGTCTGACAGCCTCGGAACTGGGGGGCGCCGCCATTCGCGCAGCACTGGCCGGTGCCGGCACCGATACGGTAGACGAAGTCCTGATGGGTTGTGTGTTGCCCGCAGGTCAGGGCCAGGCTCCCGCGCGTCAGGCCGGTTTTGCCGGCGGTCTGGGCAAGGAAGTGCCCGCGACAACGCTGAACAAGATGTGCGGTTCGGGCATGAAAGCGGCGATGATCGCCTTTGACCAGATCGCATTGGGTCACACCGACCTGATGATCGCAGGCGGCATGGAAAGCATGACACAGGCCCCCTATCTGCTGCCCAAAATGCGTGATGGCGCACGGTTGGGACACGGGCAGGTGATTGATCACATGTTCCTTGACGGTCTCGAAGACGCCTATGACAAGGGCCGTCTGATGGGCACCTTTGCCGAAGATTGCGCCGAAACCTACCAGTTTACCCGCGAACGGCAGGATGAATTCGCGCTGGCCTCGCTAAGCCGCGCGCTTGAGGCGCAAAGCAGCGGTGCCTTTGCCGATGAAATCGCTGCCATCGACGTGAAGTCGCGCAAGGGCGCGGTCACGGTCAGCGCCGACGAACAGCCCGCCAACGCCCGCCCCGAGAAGATCCCCCAACTCAAACCGGCCTTCCGCGAGGGCGGCACCGTGACGGCGGCCAATTCGTCGTCGATCTCGGACGGCGCTGCGGCGCTGGTTCTCAGCTCGGCCGAAGCGGCCAAGGCGCGTGGTCTGACGGTGCGCGCGCGCATACTGGGCCACGCCAGCCACGCACAGGAACCCGGCCTGTTCACCACGGCCCCGGTGCCTGCCGCACAGAAACTGCTGGCGCGCATCGGCTGGAGCAAGGACGACGTTGATCTGTGGGAGGTGAACGAAGCTTTTGCCGTGGTGCCCATGGCGTTCATGCACGAAATGGGGCTGAGCCATGACATCGTGAACGTCAACGGTGGCGCCTGTGCTTTGGGACACCCCATCGGTGCCTCGGGCGCACGTATCATCGTGACGCTTCTGAACGCGCTGGAAAAACGCAACCTCAAGCGCGGGATTGCGGCCATTTGCATCGGGGGTGGCGAAGGTACGGCTATCGCAATCGAACGTATCTGA
- a CDS encoding ATP-binding protein, translated as MTRAARWQRDMVLHDNKMRTLPEVHVHVDSGPQAARQAFEILKGNLEELSLDIEELGAVELVLAEAMNNICEHAYANGIQSGPIDLRCQHRRDGLHFKITDEGQPMPDGRTPLGLAVNVDVDLLDMPEGGFGWFLIQNLAKEVTYRRRNGTNHLSLRMAVALGTPVS; from the coding sequence ATGACGCGCGCAGCGCGCTGGCAGCGTGACATGGTCCTGCACGACAACAAAATGCGCACCCTGCCCGAGGTACATGTCCATGTGGACAGCGGGCCACAGGCCGCGCGGCAAGCTTTTGAAATCCTGAAGGGAAATCTTGAAGAACTGTCCCTTGATATCGAAGAACTGGGCGCGGTCGAACTGGTGCTGGCCGAGGCGATGAACAACATCTGCGAACACGCTTATGCCAACGGCATACAGTCGGGGCCCATCGACTTGCGATGCCAGCACCGGCGCGACGGTTTGCACTTTAAAATCACGGACGAAGGGCAGCCGATGCCCGACGGGCGCACCCCGCTTGGGCTGGCCGTGAATGTCGATGTCGACCTGCTGGACATGCCAGAGGGGGGGTTTGGCTGGTTTCTGATACAGAATCTGGCCAAAGAGGTTACCTATCGCCGCCGCAACGGGACCAATCATCTTTCGCTGCGCATGGCAGTGGCATTGGGCACCCCGGTGTCTTGA